The following are encoded in a window of Paenibacillus polymyxa genomic DNA:
- a CDS encoding phage tail fiber protein, with protein MADILLSKSNWWKTACINAALRGVNFASPQTLYIALYTSSPTDADTGQEVSGGGYTRRAVTFSEPVIADRRAVTSSVGDVSFPIAGADWGLVTHIGIRTAATGGNLVYHGAVKTPRTVQTNDTLRFLAGQIKVDEG; from the coding sequence TTGGCAGACATATTACTAAGTAAGTCGAACTGGTGGAAAACAGCCTGTATTAATGCGGCTTTGCGTGGAGTTAACTTTGCTTCTCCTCAAACGCTTTACATTGCCCTATACACCAGTAGTCCTACGGATGCAGATACAGGGCAAGAGGTAAGCGGCGGAGGCTATACGCGCCGTGCTGTGACGTTCTCTGAACCAGTTATAGCGGATCGTAGGGCTGTTACGTCCAGCGTGGGGGATGTCTCTTTCCCTATAGCTGGAGCAGATTGGGGCTTGGTAACTCATATCGGCATTCGCACAGCGGCAACCGGGGGCAATCTTGTCTATCACGGTGCAGTCAAAACACCGCGCACGGTCCAGACGAATGACACACTTCGGTTTCTGGCCGGGCAAATAAAAGTAGACGAAGGGTAG
- a CDS encoding phage tail domain-containing protein yields MIDEMIWLGGKSNVELGFIVLSTSKRPGLPNTVDRTLSIPGRNGLWNYGADHEARNFNYECAFITKDYMELQQRVMTLAAHLVDSYGKPRELELKQRERPGQAFVVQYAGSFDVERIMGVGKFSLPLIAFDPFASGQERIYETIITKSPENVQIYSGGNIRAYPYIVLTNIGTTTLRSFRIANEYQVE; encoded by the coding sequence TTGATTGATGAAATGATATGGCTTGGTGGGAAGTCCAATGTAGAATTGGGCTTTATTGTGCTGAGCACGTCCAAACGTCCAGGGTTGCCAAATACGGTAGACCGGACGTTATCTATTCCGGGGCGTAACGGGTTGTGGAATTATGGAGCCGATCATGAGGCCAGGAACTTCAACTATGAATGTGCTTTTATCACAAAAGATTATATGGAGCTGCAACAGCGTGTCATGACCTTAGCTGCACATTTGGTGGACAGCTACGGCAAGCCGAGAGAGTTAGAGCTAAAGCAGCGTGAGCGTCCGGGACAGGCGTTTGTGGTTCAATACGCAGGTAGTTTTGACGTAGAACGAATTATGGGCGTAGGAAAATTTTCCTTGCCTTTGATTGCCTTTGATCCTTTTGCCTCTGGGCAGGAGCGTATCTATGAAACCATAATCACAAAATCACCTGAGAATGTACAGATATACTCGGGCGGTAATATCCGTGCTTATCCATATATCGTACTTACTAACATTGGCACCACCACTTTGCGTAGCTTCAGAATTGCTAATGAATATCAAGTAGAATAG
- a CDS encoding phage tail tape measure protein, with the protein MAETIKGINVVIGAETKGLSAALSDVNKRSKDLQGELKQIDKLLKFDPGNTELLAQKQKILTDAISNTSDKLQTLKAAQQQVADQFARGDITEGQYRAFQRELVQTEQELKRLQNSLNSLNVPTINVVINGDTKDLYASLDGVNKRSKELQTELRQVDQLLKFDPGNTELLAQKQKLLSDAISNTSDKLNTLRSAQQQVTEQFQRGDISEEQYRAFQRELVRTEQELQRFENGLREARGELDDLSDEAGDAGNKIGEVGEKFKAAGDKIKGVGVGLTAGVTAPLVAIGAVAGKTAMDLDAAAGKMEASLGITAEEAEKLAVAAQGIWKNGFGESLGEVNQALITTKTNIRGLDDSTLTDLTQKAMILKETFDAEVNETTRTASVLMKNFKISGSDAMDLITVGFQRGGNFSDELLDTLREYSPQFKGLGYSAEQFTAILIAGAEKGAFNLDKIGDSAKEAFLRVGDGSKSSRDALTSLGLDFKKVENDINAGGQGAQRAFGAVVTAIAGVKDPAKQAQTAVALMGTPLEDLGPQFRDFFATVNTDLGNFKGSTDKAGAALKDNLGDRFNILIRNLQSSLAPLGETLVSLAEKALPPITQAVDTLATAFSSMSPSMQMVVLAIAGILAAIGPLVVIFGTIISSIGTIITAFSAVSGAFAAFGPVVAALTGPIGITIAAITALVAGLTYLYNNNETVRNGLNAAWEAIKAAAMAIFGAIKDFWDQWGGQITELFQSMWDLVKSVFDTVINAIADVVKSVFDSIKAFWDKWGKDITTFFKAYLEGLKLLYGTIFSAIFEAIKFIFNEIKAFWDKWGSTIVEAFKGIFTILNTIFGATFTAIFVVIKTIFTQIKAFWDTWGATITTLFKTVFAVVKTVFEGAWNTIKIVVETVIGVISGIIKTWLAVFKGDWAGAWENAKSVVTTIWNGIKALFKNAFQTMVKIGKDIIQGLINGIANMKDAVMKKTKEISEGMAEQIKRFFGIHSPSRLTTEYGEYISQGLANGIDNKSKAAEKSAKNTAKKVNDAFKESFASAQHKYKVGTLDTSQYIAALQGVQGQYAKTSAQYRKVTEEISKVNKTLTKEQEQALKQSFDNSKAWIDKQTQANQLSLTQQLVAWEKVQARYKAGSEQRKAAEEAAGKVRLEIYNQLNQAGDDFLAKTKAINENVAAEELRLNQVYEQAVEQRAKSINDFAGLFDAVVMKSETTGQQLLDNLRGQVDYLATWASSIETLAARGIDKGLLEELRQMGPKAAPELAALNELTDAQLAEYSELWRTKSAESRAIAVQELQGMRQDTDLQIQQLRAKANTEMDGLKKDFEAKVKAIRSGTVGQFNAMKADLPTIGKQAMQGLLNGLSSMQGAVTAKAREIANSVRTTMQKALDIHSPSREMAWIGEMAGQGLVQGMAGMMSSVKQQAHEMAVAVQPSVSPAAGDTAANGTITINMEGLFDGATINIRRDEDIKSLARELAYEFMAMTQGAARGAGGTR; encoded by the coding sequence TTGGCTGAAACGATCAAGGGTATTAATGTCGTAATCGGAGCAGAGACAAAAGGGCTATCGGCTGCTTTATCAGATGTGAATAAACGAAGCAAGGATTTACAAGGTGAGTTAAAACAGATTGATAAGCTGCTTAAATTTGACCCAGGTAACACGGAATTGCTTGCTCAAAAGCAGAAGATTTTGACAGATGCCATTTCCAATACTTCAGACAAGCTTCAAACCCTAAAAGCAGCGCAGCAGCAAGTAGCTGACCAATTCGCGCGTGGCGATATCACAGAAGGTCAGTACCGTGCTTTTCAAAGAGAGCTTGTCCAGACTGAACAGGAATTGAAAAGGCTGCAAAACAGCCTGAACAGTTTGAACGTGCCGACAATTAACGTTGTCATTAATGGAGACACCAAGGATTTATACGCATCATTGGACGGTGTTAACAAGCGTAGTAAAGAGCTACAAACAGAACTGCGGCAAGTGGACCAGCTTTTGAAATTTGATCCTGGGAACACCGAACTTTTAGCCCAAAAACAAAAGCTTCTATCCGATGCCATTTCCAATACATCCGATAAGCTGAACACGCTTCGCAGCGCTCAACAGCAGGTCACAGAGCAGTTTCAGCGTGGGGATATATCGGAAGAACAGTATCGAGCTTTTCAACGTGAGCTGGTCCGTACAGAACAGGAACTACAACGTTTTGAAAACGGCTTACGTGAAGCCCGTGGTGAACTGGACGATTTAAGCGATGAAGCAGGCGATGCAGGAAACAAGATAGGGGAAGTCGGGGAAAAGTTCAAGGCGGCAGGCGATAAAATTAAAGGTGTCGGCGTAGGACTTACGGCGGGTGTTACTGCGCCGCTTGTGGCTATCGGTGCGGTAGCTGGGAAAACGGCGATGGATCTGGACGCAGCAGCAGGGAAAATGGAAGCTTCCCTGGGGATCACGGCAGAGGAAGCGGAAAAGCTGGCTGTCGCAGCTCAGGGTATCTGGAAGAACGGATTCGGGGAAAGCCTTGGTGAAGTTAATCAAGCTCTTATTACCACTAAAACAAATATCCGAGGTTTGGACGATTCAACACTGACCGACTTAACCCAAAAAGCAATGATTTTGAAAGAAACATTTGATGCAGAAGTGAATGAAACAACCCGTACCGCTTCCGTGCTGATGAAGAACTTCAAAATTTCTGGATCGGATGCTATGGACCTTATCACTGTAGGTTTTCAGCGCGGGGGTAACTTCTCAGATGAATTGCTGGATACCTTACGGGAATATTCGCCACAGTTCAAAGGCTTAGGCTACAGTGCCGAACAGTTCACCGCTATCCTGATTGCAGGCGCTGAAAAAGGCGCGTTTAATCTGGACAAAATTGGGGACAGCGCTAAAGAAGCGTTCCTGAGAGTAGGAGACGGAAGTAAAAGCTCACGTGATGCCCTAACCTCTTTAGGACTGGATTTTAAGAAGGTAGAGAATGACATAAACGCTGGTGGGCAAGGTGCGCAGAGGGCTTTTGGTGCGGTTGTCACAGCCATTGCGGGCGTGAAGGACCCAGCCAAACAAGCACAAACAGCGGTAGCCCTCATGGGTACACCGTTGGAGGACTTGGGGCCACAGTTCCGTGATTTTTTCGCTACGGTTAATACTGACCTAGGGAATTTTAAGGGATCAACGGATAAAGCAGGAGCTGCACTTAAAGATAACTTAGGTGACCGCTTCAATATCTTAATCCGTAACTTACAAAGTAGTCTGGCCCCACTGGGCGAAACACTGGTAAGCCTAGCCGAAAAAGCTCTGCCGCCGATCACACAGGCCGTGGATACCCTTGCGACTGCGTTTTCGTCTATGTCTCCATCTATGCAAATGGTTGTGCTTGCTATAGCGGGTATTTTAGCAGCCATTGGCCCGCTGGTTGTAATCTTCGGCACCATTATATCTTCTATAGGTACGATCATCACAGCCTTTAGCGCGGTATCTGGAGCCTTTGCCGCTTTTGGTCCGGTTGTTGCTGCACTGACCGGACCTATAGGCATTACAATAGCAGCCATAACCGCTTTAGTGGCGGGTCTGACCTATCTATACAACAACAATGAAACGGTGCGTAATGGGCTTAATGCCGCTTGGGAGGCTATCAAGGCGGCGGCTATGGCTATCTTTGGAGCGATTAAAGATTTTTGGGACCAATGGGGCGGTCAAATTACCGAACTGTTTCAAAGTATGTGGGATCTGGTCAAGTCTGTATTTGACACTGTTATTAACGCTATTGCTGATGTAGTCAAGTCTGTGTTTGATAGTATTAAAGCTTTTTGGGATAAGTGGGGCAAAGATATTACCACGTTCTTCAAAGCGTATCTGGAAGGCTTAAAGCTTCTCTATGGCACTATTTTTTCAGCGATCTTTGAAGCAATTAAATTTATATTCAATGAGATTAAAGCCTTTTGGGATAAATGGGGCAGCACCATCGTTGAAGCCTTTAAAGGAATTTTCACGATCCTGAATACCATCTTTGGTGCAACCTTCACGGCTATTTTTGTAGTGATAAAAACCATCTTTACACAAATTAAAGCTTTTTGGGATACATGGGGAGCCACGATTACAACGCTATTCAAAACCGTTTTCGCAGTGGTCAAAACGGTCTTTGAGGGTGCATGGAATACCATCAAAATCGTGGTGGAAACTGTCATCGGGGTTATCTCTGGCATTATCAAAACATGGCTGGCTGTTTTTAAAGGTGACTGGGCCGGAGCATGGGAAAATGCAAAGTCAGTTGTTACGACAATCTGGAACGGCATCAAAGCTTTGTTCAAAAATGCATTCCAGACGATGGTTAAAATAGGTAAGGATATTATCCAGGGTTTAATCAACGGTATTGCAAATATGAAAGATGCTGTTATGAAGAAGACCAAGGAAATATCTGAGGGCATGGCTGAGCAAATAAAAAGATTTTTCGGTATTCATTCACCATCCCGATTAACTACAGAATACGGTGAATACATCTCGCAGGGTTTAGCGAACGGGATTGATAATAAATCCAAGGCGGCTGAAAAATCCGCTAAAAATACAGCGAAAAAGGTGAATGACGCTTTTAAAGAGTCGTTTGCCAGCGCACAGCATAAATATAAAGTCGGTACGCTGGATACGTCACAGTACATCGCTGCTCTGCAAGGTGTGCAGGGGCAATATGCTAAAACCTCAGCGCAATACCGCAAAGTAACAGAAGAAATATCCAAGGTAAACAAGACTTTAACTAAGGAACAGGAACAGGCGCTAAAACAGTCTTTTGACAACTCTAAAGCGTGGATAGATAAGCAGACTCAAGCGAATCAGCTTTCGTTGACTCAGCAGCTTGTAGCCTGGGAAAAGGTACAGGCCCGGTATAAAGCTGGATCAGAGCAGCGGAAAGCAGCAGAGGAAGCAGCAGGAAAGGTGAGGCTGGAGATTTATAACCAGTTGAACCAAGCTGGTGATGACTTTTTAGCCAAGACTAAGGCTATCAATGAAAATGTGGCGGCTGAAGAATTACGGCTTAACCAGGTATATGAGCAGGCCGTAGAGCAGCGGGCGAAATCTATTAATGATTTTGCTGGCTTATTTGATGCTGTCGTCATGAAGTCAGAGACAACCGGACAACAGCTCTTGGATAATCTGCGCGGGCAGGTGGACTACCTTGCGACATGGGCTTCCAGCATTGAAACGCTGGCGGCACGGGGAATTGATAAGGGGCTACTGGAGGAACTACGGCAGATGGGTCCGAAAGCAGCGCCTGAGCTTGCAGCGTTGAATGAATTAACTGATGCGCAACTGGCTGAGTATTCCGAGTTGTGGCGTACCAAGTCGGCGGAAAGCCGAGCTATTGCGGTGCAAGAGTTGCAGGGTATGCGGCAAGACACTGACCTACAGATTCAACAGCTTCGCGCTAAGGCCAACACCGAAATGGACGGGCTGAAAAAGGATTTTGAAGCGAAGGTAAAAGCGATCCGGTCCGGTACCGTTGGTCAGTTTAATGCCATGAAAGCGGATCTGCCTACCATTGGCAAGCAGGCCATGCAAGGGTTGTTGAATGGTTTGTCTTCCATGCAAGGGGCTGTAACAGCTAAAGCGCGGGAGATTGCCAATTCTGTTCGTACTACCATGCAAAAAGCGTTAGACATTCATTCTCCTTCAAGGGAAATGGCGTGGATCGGTGAAATGGCTGGTCAGGGGCTTGTACAAGGTATGGCAGGCATGATGTCCAGTGTTAAGCAGCAGGCGCATGAAATGGCTGTAGCTGTTCAACCTTCCGTATCTCCAGCAGCAGGCGACACCGCAGCAAACGGGACAATTACTATTAATATGGAAGGCTTGTTTGATGGGGCTACAATTAACATTCGTCGAGATGAAGATATTAAATCATTGGCTCGGGAGTTAGCGTATGAATTTATGGCGATGACTCAGGGAGCCGCACGCGGGGCAGGTGGAACACGTTGA